A stretch of Crossiella cryophila DNA encodes these proteins:
- a CDS encoding DUF3000 domain-containing protein gives MTGISGEPEVFRQAVAALRSMHPRPEVELGEVRAPQRLAPWSFALSAEANGPAGELATGRLVLLHDPDGAEAWDGVLRLVAYVRAELDTELAADPLLPAVGWSWLTEALELSGAAFTALGGTVTQTSSARFGDISGPSSTHDLELRASWTARDTELAAHAEAFCELLSSASGLPPVGIAMISQRKGD, from the coding sequence GTGACCGGGATATCGGGCGAACCCGAGGTGTTCCGGCAGGCTGTTGCCGCGTTGCGGTCGATGCATCCACGACCCGAGGTCGAGCTGGGCGAAGTCCGTGCCCCGCAACGTCTCGCCCCATGGAGCTTCGCCCTCAGCGCCGAGGCCAACGGACCGGCCGGGGAGCTGGCCACGGGCCGGTTGGTGCTGTTGCACGATCCGGACGGGGCCGAAGCCTGGGACGGGGTGCTGCGACTAGTGGCCTACGTCCGGGCGGAGCTGGACACCGAGCTGGCCGCTGACCCGTTGCTACCGGCGGTCGGCTGGTCCTGGCTGACCGAGGCGCTGGAGTTGTCCGGGGCGGCCTTCACCGCGCTGGGCGGCACGGTCACCCAGACCTCCTCGGCCCGCTTCGGCGACATCTCCGGGCCCAGCAGCACCCATGACCTGGAGCTACGGGCGTCCTGGACCGCGCGGGACACCGAGCTGGCCGCGCACGCGGAGGCGTTCTGCGAACTGCTCTCCAGCGCGTCCGGGCTGCCGCCGGTGGGGATCGCGATGATCAGCCAGCGCAAGGGCGACTGA